GAGATGTCTGAGTCCAGACAGCCATAGGCAGGAAGTGCTGACCGTCTCTCTGGGTGTTTTTGGTTCCCAGACCAGCAGTGGCTACTCAGAGAAGAGACCTGGCTATCCAACTTacgagagacacagcaagaaggtgactgtggagaagagaaagagcttGAGGCCTTTGTGGCACCTGATGCTTGGCTCCCAACAGTTCCTCAGACTCCACCATCTCCACTGgtccaaagccagaagagggtggtaCAGCCCCGGTGCTTGCGGAAACATACTTCTCGGGCTACAGTGTGGAACATTAGGCAGAAAAAGGTATCGTTCCAGCTGGAGAGAATTATTAAGAAGCGGAGGCTGCTGGAAGCCCAGAGGAGACTGGAGCAGCTCAATGCACTCTTCTGGATCCAGGATAATGGCACCTCCAAGGCCCCAAGTTGGGCCTCTAGCTCTAACACCACAGGCTCAGGTTCTCAGCGTAGAAGCAGATGGACAACTTGCAGCTCTCTGAGTCTCCAGAGGCTCTGCAGTCAACGCCTGTCCCAGCTACGCAGGTACCAATGATGTCACCAGGAGCCGTGGCTGGAGTTAACCAGTTTTCCAGGCAGTGCTCTTTACTCTGGGGCTTCTTCAGTCTGTTAGGTGGTTAGGTGTTTAGTCCTCTGGTCCTGCTGGGCTTCTCATTGTTTGCATATCTTAAGAAACAGACTGCTTCTTAGCTCTCAGAGCTGCTTTTCTCCCAGCTCATTTCTCGTTTTCAAGGAACTCAACTCATTTACATGTGTGTTTTAGACCTAGACTGCCCGGATGCAGTTTCTTATGTGTTTTGCCTCCACCTTAGTCTCACCTCCAGTCTTCCTTGATCCCACAGGCTGCCTCCACCCTGGCCTGACTGACACATGATTCCCCCGTACATGTTTGGATCTGACTGTTGGCTCCTTCACTTCCTGTCTGCTGTCACCAGGTTGGGGAGTGTATTATCCCCCAGATTCCTTGGAGTAGAAGACTGTGTCCTGTTCTGTGTGTCCTTGGCCTTGTTCAGAAGAGTCATAAATGTCTGTTGCTGTCATGTTTTCTTACCTCTCTGTCCTTCAAATAACTGGGCAGGCAAGCCAACTTTTTACTATGGGAATCATTCAAACATGCACAAAGTTGAGAGACTTATGGAGTTCCTATTTTGAGCAATTATAAAGATGCTACACTTACTTTACAGACCCACTACCCTATCTTCCAAAGGATTTAAAGCAATATCATATTTCAACCCTGTATCTTTAAGTATGTAcctctaaaaataaaaactgttctGTCATACCTACCAAATCATACCTGCCAAGATTAGGTTATAGCTTGATAGAAGCTAACACTTGGGTCACACTCAGTTTTCTCCAGTTGCTTGAATGAAGCCTTGGTTTTCCATATCAAGAACTAATTGGATTTATAAACTACCTGACACTGTTACGTCTGACGTTCCTGTAGTCattctttcctatttcttcttATCAGTATGCAAAGTGGGGCAGTTCTGTAGATGATGTCACACCATGGATTTATCTGCTTGATTCTTTATAGTATTAAAATTATTCCTGTTTTCCTCACATAGCCAGTTGCTTGAAATGTAAAGATAAAGCAGTTGGGGATGGAGATTGAGCAAAATGTATCTGAGACCACTGAAAGCCAGGGCTCTACTGTCAACAgtctgcttttgtgtgtgttgaTCTGAGGACTGTAGGACACAGTGTGTGGGTGGCCTGCTTTCCAACCTCTTTCAGAGTAACTAAGAAGAATGCCATATTACTTATATTGACACAGGGGCACTACTATTCTGATATTGCTTTCCTTGTCTTCACAGTGCTGTCATGAACTGGGATCCTTCAGCCATGTCACCACCTGTGCCTGATCTGACTCAGCAAATGCCAGAGAAAACCCTGTCAACAGATACTGTTCCCCAGGCTACAGCCTGTCCTCCAAGGACAGGATGCCTGGGCAGGAACAGCCTCCATTCATCACGGTGGAGGAAGTTCTCGCCAGCCAGGGGAGCTTCTGTCAGTAGCCAAAAAATTGAGTCATTTGGTAAGCAGTCCTGTCAGATGTCATCCCAGGGTCAATcaactaagaaacaaaaaccaacagaTGGTTCAAGGATCTTCACCCCTGCTGCCCAGACCAAGGCTAAGGGACTAGTAGCCTCTGTCAACACACAAACTGTATGGCAAAAAGAAGAGAGCTGTGCAACCTACAAGGCTCCTAAGGAAACTACCTCCCATCCTACGTATCTCAGTGGATCGGAGCAAGTAGCTGGGCATAGAAAAGTAGTCAAGACTTCTCTGGCAGAATCCAAACCACCTCCTCCAAGCAGGGCATCAAAAAAGCATCAGAGGGTGCTGGCAGCTAGGGCCAGAGACATTGCCAAAAAGTTCTCTCGTTTGTCTTGTGGCTGTCCTTTAAAAAAACAGCCTAGTGCAGAGGATCCAACCTCCTTCACAGATTCTAGACCTATAATGGACCATGTAAGGGAAGAGGACAAAGATTTATCTGACACTGAAAGCAGTTACTCAGTGGATTCTCTTTCTTACATCTATGCCAAAGTCCCAAAGGAGCTGCTGAAACCAGAGGAACTTCAGGGAAAATGGGATCTCCCAGATCCAGACAACTCTGAAAGTGGTAACAGTCAAATATCTGAGGATTCACTTGCTGGGAAAGGGCACCAAAGTCTCCCAGAAAACTCTGCAGGTGAATATTCCATGAAGGACTATGGGCATTCAAGAGCCAGACCTTCAGCCTCTGTGAGGGGTCTCCCCATGTACTCAGACAGTAGCTTATGTACTCATACAGACAGGAGCTTTTCCTTGCACAGCCTAATTGGTCCTGAAAATAGGCAAGGGGAGCCTTTCCTTGGCTCTGCTGATGAGATGCCTACAGAGACTTTCTGGCATCTGCAGAAGGCCACCCTATCTGCAATAGACAATAGACAGGGGGCAACAGACAGGCCTAGCCCTATCAACCACAGAGTGGGAGTCAGGGTCAATAATATTCTGCCAAAAAGCAATTCATTTTACCATGATCTTCAGTACCAGCCCCGTTGTGAGCAGCTTGAGTCAGAAATGGAGACCAGCTATTCCGAACAAATCAACCCTCTCCGAGGTATTCAACTTGCAAGAGAGAGCCCCCTGTTATCTGTGGATTCCTGGTTTTCTTGCGACTCTAAGGTCAATCCCAGCAGCCCCTCAGGGGTCATACATTCTCTATGTCCAAGTCCTGACATACATGAAACTCAGCCCTATAGTGAGAAGCCCCAACACTGGCTAAGCAGTGAAGAACCAAATACCTGCAAACTTCCCCAAACTAGTACTGAGCCACCCTGCAGTTCAGATTTGTATGCAACTTCTGCTTCTGATACATCCAAGCCCTCAGTTTGTGGAAGCCAAAGACTCCTTCAGCCAGGAGTTGATGGATTCTTTCAGGGCAGAGAAATGCCTGACATGACCAACCAGGGCATCTCTGAAGAGTCCCACAATTCTGACATGTCGAGTGTGCTGGCTACCTCTGCCACCTCGTTCACTCATGTACGTAGTATTAATAAGAAGGACTGGGCTGCCCTTCATCAAGAATATCTCCTTGAACTCTCTGATTCTATTTTTGAAGCTATAGGAGAGCCCAGGCCAGCTTTCCCCTTCCTGGAGGAAGAGTCTAGCTCCCTGGCTGATGCTTCTGATAAAGTAGACTCTCCGTTGCCCACTGGCCCTGGGTTATCTAGAAATTTAGATTTCTGCTCCTTTCCAGCCCACCTATCCCAAATCAGGCACTTAAATGCAGAGAAAGACCATGACAGTCTGAGTGCCAACGTAGAAAGTGCTTCTGATCTCTTCAGTACTGTTGAGAGGATGAGCTGTAATGAGGCGTACCCCACAGACATAGAGTCTCTGACTTCTGGATCTATAAATGCACAGGCCTGCACAGCAGGAAATGCGATACCAAGTTCCATGACAGAAGCATGGGAAGTCAATCAGGCCAGCTTGGAAGGGTGCCTTCAGGGTGGCAGACATTCTGCACTGAAAACTTCCTCTGGGCAGTATTTCTTCCAGAAGAGGACTTATCACAATCATGACACCTCAGCCTCTGAAGTAGATTATTTACCTCAAGATGAGACTCTTCTCAGGAAAAATACTCCAGTTCAACCAGGACTATTAAGTCACAACAGCCACCAGCACCCCCTGCTGGAAGAGAAGGCGGCTTCCCAGGAGTGCTCCGAGGAAGTAGCTGGAACACACATAGATGCCTGTTGCACTTTCCCTTCAGGTCCAGAGCTGGTCCTGCACTCTGACCCTTGGAGCTCTTTTCCATCCTTCCTGCAGTCGCCTTCCCTGGAAACATTCTATGTAACCAAAAGCAGGGATGCCCTGACAGAAACTGCCTTAGAGATTCCAGCCTGCAGGGAAGCCTGggtgccctccccaccccctagaGAAGCCTGGGGCTTTGGTCATAGTCATCAAGTCCCCCAGAAAGCtcacaagaaaaataatttgccCAAGTTGTCCCAAAGTCAGAATTCTAAGATTGATTCACCTCATCAGACAATAACCAAAAGGCCAACAGATACGAATATAGGGGAAGTTACTGGAGAACTGGGGAAACGGCCcagaaatatgaaaaaagaagaaCCCCATGATTCTGCTTACTGTTTCGTTGCTCAGAACAGACAGCATCTCCCTTCTACCAGACTCAAAGCTTGTGAATGTAGAAATCAACTTGGAATTTTAAATAAGTACAGCCTCTCAGTCCATGAGGATGGAGAAGGGGCCTCTGCATGGCATCACTGCAGTGTTGCCTTCAATGGCTCTGAGTCAAAGACTTTGCTCTTCATTTGTGATTCTAAGGCAAGTGGGGAAGAACAGAGTCCACTCCTGCCAGAGACGCAGTCCTCTGGTACGCACAGTCAGTCTCCTCCTGGAGACAGGTCTGATTTCATTGGTAAAATCACCAATTTAGACCTGGAGAAGGTCATGCCAGAGGAAACTGCTGTTTCCTTGAAATCAAGATCACTCCATTGTCGAAGTAGCCCTGCGATCATGGCAGGAGGTAGGAGTCCCACCCACAGGTGGGAGGGGAGGAATGAAACTGTGCTTCTCAGAGAAGTGATTTCCAAAGACATCCGAGAAGAATTTAGTCTTCCAGGAACCCAGTATACCTGTGAAAGATGCCATCTAGTTATGTGCTCTCAGGAAAGAAAGCCCACTGAATGCAAGGCCCATGGGCAGTCACAAGAAATACAGTGCAAAGAAAAACCTTTGGGAgagaaacagaataaaagagttaATAGTACTGATGAAATGGCTAGGCTGATCAGGAGTGTAATACAGCTGGAAACTGGCATCTTAGAAATCGAATCCAAGCAGAATAAGCAACTTCATGCTTCCCACACGCCAAGTACAGAACTTATGCTCCAGGACTTACAGGACCAGAAGAAGACTGACCAGGTCCCCGAgccagaaagttctggaaaacaTTTATGCTTTGAGGGTTATCCATCTTTTCCAATACAGATAGAAGATGGTATCTTTGAAGACAACAAAGCTAGAGAAATAGAGGGTAACAGTGCAATTAGTAATAATGCTCAGGTCCAGAAGATCACAGGAAGCCCCTTCAGATCAAGGGACTGTAAGCAAACAAGGGGGTCTGAGAGAGAGCACACATACCCACCACCTGGAGCACACAGACTTGCCAGGGATATCTGTGGTTCTTTAGGGAAGGGCGAAGCTCTCAGAAAGCCTAGCAACATGTCCCTTCACTCTAGGAGAATGAAAGCATTAGCTAGATCTCTGCTATTGCAGCGCAGCCCGGAGAGAGCTGAGAAGGATGATGAGCTCCTAAAAGCATCAGCAAAGTTCCAAGAGCAGACTTGGGCCTTGGAAAGTCTTGAGGAACTGGAGAGTGTGGAAAGTTTTCAGGAAAGCCAAATTATTGCAGTCCCAAGTGATTCAGAATTGGAGGATGTAAAAACTCCAGGGAGAGTTGAAGAAATGACAGTGGACAGGGGagggaacctgaaggaaaaagagaatGTGGAAATTTCTACTCCCAGCCAGCACTGGAAGGGCACAGTTTTCAGGCAGGAGAATGTCTCCCCATTCCATAACCAGAGAGACTTCTCTGCAGCTCTTCCTTATGGAGAGCTGAGTGGTATCCAACCCGTGCATTCTCCAAGCTtcccaagaagctgttgtcatgtCTCTGATACCAAAGGTGTCTCTTCATTTGAGAACATATTAGAACCTACAATGTTGAAAACAAATAGAAATTCTTTGGCAACTGGAGTAGGGGATCAGGATCACAGTGGGGAGACCGGAAGCAGTAGCTTGCAGGGAAGTGTTTCTGGGGATGCTTCCACCACACACACTCCCTGGGGTGGATCTGTAATGCCCATGCTCATGAGAGCTAATGGCCAGTCTGTTACATCAGACAGTATACAGCTAGAGACAGAGGACTGGATAACAGTAAGCACCAGCTCCCAAGAAGACCAGGAAGGGGACTTCAGAGTTACTTCCACAGGCTTGACTACTCAGGAAGGTTTGGGTTCTGAAGCTGAGGCAActgaacaagaagaaacaaaaaccagttcTTTGGATACTGTCTTAAGGCAGACTGAAAGGAGGGTCAGTTTCCTTTTACAAGAAGATAGTGACCAGGGTGAAGAGgaaaggcagaaggcagaggagaaGTCAGAAGACCAACAACTTCCTAACTCTGCTTGCTTACCACCAGTGTCTGTACTGAAAGGACCTGATCCAGAGCCTCTGCTACTACCAGACTCCTCTGTCCATGCATCCATATGCCTGTCTATCTTGGAAGAGATCAGACAGGCAAAAGCACAGAGAAAGCAGCTTAATGACTTTGTGGCTGAGGGGACAGTCCTTCCTTATGAGACGTCACAAGAAGCTGAGTGTTTTTCAGAGGCTGCTGGTAGGTCTCAGACACAGACAGTTACGTTAGGGTGGGATAGCACCAGGAACGATGCTAAGACACAAGGACTGCATGTGGCATCTCCACCTCCTGTGTTTGCAAACCTCTTGGCTGATGAGAGGAGAGCCCAGGCCAGTGCAGGGAGCCTTCAACATGTGCTCAATCCTGAAACTGATAGAGGGCCACAGCATCATTTGTTGGCTTCTTCTCACATTATTTCAGGGCTAGCAGAAAGATACTGCACTGGAGAAGCAAGGCAATTTTGTGGAGCAAGAGGATGGTCTGATTTTTCTGAAGTCATcgagaaaaaagaaacatctaGAACAATGTCCTCTGTTGGTCCTTTGGACTCAGACAGGCTTCTTTCTATACTAGCTGTAGAGCAGAATGAGAGGGTAGGAtcagagaaagtgtctgtcttACCTTCTCAAACTTCTTGTGATGGTCCTGGGAGGATTCTGCATGGGCAAAGTCAGTTGGCTGCATGGGAGACTGCAGAGGATATATCCTTTGGTGGGAAGGACACTGTCCTGGGTCATCAGAAACCTAGTCTAGATAGCACATGTGGAGGAGACTCAGGTAAGATCTCAGTGACcacacagaaaggaaaagcagTCCATTCTGAGCGTCAGTCTGTGATCCGTACTGTTGATAATACTGTATACCTTTCTCAGCCTAAGCAAGACCATGTGCAGTGCTCCGATGCTTCTGCTGGCTTAGAAGGAATGGAGGCAAGTCCAAAGTcatgtgctcttcagcctggagCTCCAAGAAAGGTTGAAGCAGAAGCTAACATATGGCATCCTGTCAAGTGGAAGAATGTTGACTCTGGTCTGGCAGAAGCATGTGGGAGTGACAGCAAAAATCTAAGGTCAACTCCATTTATAGATAAAAGACCAAGCCTGCATCCCAGTGGAGTTAGAGAAGAGGCTCCAGGTCTGTGCCCAGAAGAGTGCCTTGTCTTCAAGGGGAACACTGGAGGCAGCAGGCCACTTGGCTTATCTTATGGGGAGGAAGAGAATTGCCCTCACctaagtggttctcagcctgctgctgctgttcacgACTGCCGCTCTCATTCCTCTACTCTGCCATGTTATAGAGATGGTGTCCTTAGGAAGGGAACCCTCTGGGCTGCTCCACATCCTGACCACTCACTTTTTATAGTACCATCTAGGGTCTGTGAAGTGGATGGAGCAGGAGAGAGCTTTTCCAAAGACTCTCAAGTGTCTTTAGCACATGGCCTCAAACATAAATGTGGGCCAGTAGACAACAGCATTCCCAACCCATCCACTATAGCTCTTGTCTCCTCTCCAGCTCAAAACTGCAGCTGCCTTTGCACCTCAGAAATGAAGGCAAATTGCCTCACCCACACTGTTGCTAGGGGAAGATCAGTGGACGGTTCTGGGGAAAAGACAACAGGGAAGAAGGCCAGCACTGCCCCTGAGGATTCTTATCCATCCAGCCCTGCAGGAATGAGCTCTGAGCCACGAAGAACTCTGAAGAATAACTCTGTAAGTGAGAATGTACAGGCATCACAAACAACACCAGAACATCCTGCAGTGACTCAGAGACCATATTCAAATGAAGAATCTGTTGACAGTAAGCTGGAGATAGCAGCTCAGTTTGGGCATTTAGAAAATACCATCAGATGCTGTTCAAAAAAGATGCCACCTTCCACTAAGGTCAGGGGTCACAGTTGCTTGGATTCTCAAGCCAAATTTGTAGACATGTTGAAACATACCTGCCACCCTCAGATTGAAACTTcatgggaagaggaagaacaacagagaGACCAGGTCTCAGGAGATGGCAAAGTCCATGCCCAGGTCAGAAATCTAGTATCTTCTAACATTGGTAGCTTTGATGGCTGTCAGACTAGAGATGGTGAAAGAAAGGAGATAGTTGTAGCCAAGTCTTCTGCATCCCAGACTTTCTTTTCAGACTTTGAAGCCCAAACTGAACCATCACAGCCTGCTGCCCAGACTCCTAGCCAGCTCTGCTCTGATAGGGAGCAGCTGCCTCCCAGCCACAGGCACTTGCTTCCTGTGATTGCAATCTTCTCTGGCCCCAAGCGTGCCAGGTACTCCCCTAGACCTCAGTTTACTGTGGTCAGCTCATCTCGGTCTCTTCAAGAACTAAATTTGAGTGTGAAACCTCCTTCGCCAACAGATGAAGATGCACAGGGGCCAAATTGCTTGTGGAGCCCACATCTCAGGGGTCATTCCTCCCAAAAGCCAGTATCAACATCTCAGAAGTCTCAAGATTACAGTCAGAAAGCCTCGTGTAACTTGAGCAATAGCCACACTGATCACAGGCCCTTGAACCCTGTCATTCCTCCTTACCCAACGTCTTCCACTGTGTCATGTATGCCAACCCCTGAGTTCATGACTACCTGGATGCCTGGGACTTTGGAACAGGCCCATCCAGGAAAGACAGATAAACTGAGTGTCCAGGGTATGCCAGAGAATTGGCATTCTCAGGTGGACAAAGAAATGCTGCACTTTGATTCTAGTAACTTAAGTCCCTATGTCCTGCCCTGGTGTCCACAGGGACCTGTGCATATTGGTTGGAAGCAATATGTGTTTGGAAGTGCAGTTGATGCCTCTGGTAGCCAGAAATCTCAGTGCCTAATACAATCAAAAATGGCTCAGTGTTCTAGCATGGACAATGTCCTAGAAGACAAGAAATCTCCATTTCACTTCCATCCCAAGACTGATGCCCAAACCCAGGATTTGCCAAACATACACAGTGGCATTGGGAATGACCAGAGTTCAAATGAGCTGCCTCTGGCTGGAGGGAGTACCACAGCTCAGGTAGATGAGATTATATTACTCTGCCCACCAGAGACAGGCTGTGCTGGGGGGGAGGCCAGTATGAATACCTTCGAGCAGGGAACACGGACCCTGGGCAGCAGGCTTCACTCAAATTGCACTGATGTCTCTGTTCAGCCTGATGCCAGGACAATGTCAGACTCTGATCTAGCCTCCTGGACCAGGATGCACAACCTGTCTCTCCACCTTTCACAGCTTCTACATAGTACTTCAGAACTGCTTGGGAGTCTCTCACAGCCAAGTGTGATAGTAAAGGAACAGAATGGCAACAGTGAATCCCTAGATGAGGCCCAACAGGCCCTTATGATGGATGGTTCTACTCAGACCACTGTGGATGAGGGGATCCAGACAGACCTGGCCTTACCTCCTCTGGCCTTCCAGGCGCCAGAGGTCAAGTCAGAGGAAGTCAGTGTGATCCTTCACGTGATGGACTCAGGTATTACCACTGTGGCTCAAGAAAAGGGAGATGTCCCAGTGGTGTTTCagaagaaagaggcagaggaagcagcagAACCCCCAGATCTCCACAAAGGAAGTACCCACGTTAAACTGCAGAGCCCTCCTGTGACCTCACCACACTTGAGGTTTCAGAAAGCTGATTTTGGGCAGAACTTTACTTTCATGAACCCCCCAGCTTCTCCTGATGGTTCTCCACTTCCCAGTCTGCAGCCAGAGGAATCTTGCATGGTGGTCAACATGTCCAGAATCTCACACCACTCAAGGCTCACCCTTGGTGCTTCTGAGTTCACCCAAGAGCCTAGCACCCAGAATAGATTGGGCAGCTCGAGTGCTGTGCTGGTGGATAGGGCGTCCTCTCCAATCCTTACATTTAGTGCCAGCATCCAGGAGCTGAGCAACCCCTTAGCCTGTTTGACTCTATCAGTTCCCTCGGCTCATCCTCTTGAAGACTTCCAGAAGCTTGACATCAATCCAGACCCTGAAGTTGGTGACCTAAGACCTCCAATGGGTAATTCTCAAGCCACTGATAAGGCTGGCGTGTCTCGGAGAGCTGAGTCTGTGGACAGAGAAGTCAAGAGCCCCTTAGGGAAAAGTTCTGAGAGATTGTTTCTTTATTCTAGCTCCCCTTGCAGCCCACAACAGAGCTCTAGTCCCCAAGTTAGTTTCTCAGGAAAGGCCCCTCAGCAGCTTCAGCTCAAGAGCACCACTGGAGACCAAAGCAAATCACCATCTTCACCACCAAGGCACAGGATCCTTGATGATAGCGTTGTGTCTGAGAGGGTGGCTTCCACAGAGC
This Rattus norvegicus strain BN/NHsdMcwi chromosome 3, GRCr8, whole genome shotgun sequence DNA region includes the following protein-coding sequences:
- the Stard9 gene encoding stAR-related lipid transfer protein 9 isoform X7, encoding MIPPYMFGSDCWLLHFLSAVTSAVMNWDPSAMSPPVPDLTQQMPEKTLSTDTVPQATACPPRTGCLGRNSLHSSRWRKFSPARGASVSSQKIESFGKQSCQMSSQGQSTKKQKPTDGSRIFTPAAQTKAKGLVASVNTQTVWQKEESCATYKAPKETTSHPTYLSGSEQVAGHRKVVKTSLAESKPPPPSRASKKHQRVLAARARDIAKKFSRLSCGCPLKKQPSAEDPTSFTDSRPIMDHVREEDKDLSDTESSYSVDSLSYIYAKVPKELLKPEELQGKWDLPDPDNSESGNSQISEDSLAGKGHQSLPENSAGEYSMKDYGHSRARPSASVRGLPMYSDSSLCTHTDRSFSLHSLIGPENRQGEPFLGSADEMPTETFWHLQKATLSAIDNRQGATDRPSPINHRVGVRVNNILPKSNSFYHDLQYQPRCEQLESEMETSYSEQINPLRGIQLARESPLLSVDSWFSCDSKVNPSSPSGVIHSLCPSPDIHETQPYSEKPQHWLSSEEPNTCKLPQTSTEPPCSSDLYATSASDTSKPSVCGSQRLLQPGVDGFFQGREMPDMTNQGISEESHNSDMSSVLATSATSFTHVRSINKKDWAALHQEYLLELSDSIFEAIGEPRPAFPFLEEESSSLADASDKVDSPLPTGPGLSRNLDFCSFPAHLSQIRHLNAEKDHDSLSANVESASDLFSTVERMSCNEAYPTDIESLTSGSINAQACTAGNAIPSSMTEAWEVNQASLEGCLQGGRHSALKTSSGQYFFQKRTYHNHDTSASEVDYLPQDETLLRKNTPVQPGLLSHNSHQHPLLEEKAASQECSEEVAGTHIDACCTFPSGPELVLHSDPWSSFPSFLQSPSLETFYVTKSRDALTETALEIPACREAWVPSPPPREAWGFGHSHQVPQKAHKKNNLPKLSQSQNSKIDSPHQTITKRPTDTNIGEVTGELGKRPRNMKKEEPHDSAYCFVAQNRQHLPSTRLKACECRNQLGILNKYSLSVHEDGEGASAWHHCSVAFNGSESKTLLFICDSKASGEEQSPLLPETQSSGTHSQSPPGDRSDFIGKITNLDLEKVMPEETAVSLKSRSLHCRSSPAIMAGGRSPTHRWEGRNETVLLREVISKDIREEFSLPGTQYTCERCHLVMCSQERKPTECKAHGQSQEIQCKEKPLGEKQNKRVNSTDEMARLIRSVIQLETGILEIESKQNKQLHASHTPSTELMLQDLQDQKKTDQVPEPESSGKHLCFEGYPSFPIQIEDGIFEDNKAREIEGNSAISNNAQVQKITGSPFRSRDCKQTRGSEREHTYPPPGAHRLARDICGSLGKGEALRKPSNMSLHSRRMKALARSLLLQRSPERAEKDDELLKASAKFQEQTWALESLEELESVESFQESQIIAVPSDSELEDVKTPGRVEEMTVDRGGNLKEKENVEISTPSQHWKGTVFRQENVSPFHNQRDFSAALPYGELSGIQPVHSPSFPRSCCHVSDTKGVSSFENILEPTMLKTNRNSLATGVGDQDHSGETGSSSLQGSVSGDASTTHTPWGGSVMPMLMRANGQSVTSDSIQLETEDWITVSTSSQEDQEGDFRVTSTGLTTQEGLGSEAEATEQEETKTSSLDTVLRQTERRVSFLLQEDSDQGEEERQKAEEKSEDQQLPNSACLPPVSVLKGPDPEPLLLPDSSVHASICLSILEEIRQAKAQRKQLNDFVAEGTVLPYETSQEAECFSEAAGRSQTQTVTLGWDSTRNDAKTQGLHVASPPPVFANLLADERRAQASAGSLQHVLNPETDRGPQHHLLASSHIISGLAERYCTGEARQFCGARGWSDFSEVIEKKETSRTMSSVGPLDSDRLLSILAVEQNERVGSEKVSVLPSQTSCDGPGRILHGQSQLAAWETAEDISFGGKDTVLGHQKPSLDSTCGGDSGKISVTTQKGKAVHSERQSVIRTVDNTVYLSQPKQDHVQCSDASAGLEGMEASPKSCALQPGAPRKVEAEANIWHPVKWKNVDSGLAEACGSDSKNLRSTPFIDKRPSLHPSGVREEAPGLCPEECLVFKGNTGGSRPLGLSYGEEENCPHLSGSQPAAAVHDCRSHSSTLPCYRDGVLRKGTLWAAPHPDHSLFIVPSRVCEVDGAGESFSKDSQVSLAHGLKHKCGPVDNSIPNPSTIALVSSPAQNCSCLCTSEMKANCLTHTVARGRSVDGSGEKTTGKKASTAPEDSYPSSPAGMSSEPRRTLKNNSVSENVQASQTTPEHPAVTQRPYSNEESVDSKLEIAAQFGHLENTIRCCSKKMPPSTKVRGHSCLDSQAKFVDMLKHTCHPQIETSWEEEEQQRDQVSGDGKVHAQVRNLVSSNIGSFDGCQTRDGERKEIVVAKSSASQTFFSDFEAQTEPSQPAAQTPSQLCSDREQLPPSHRHLLPVIAIFSGPKRARYSPRPQFTVVSSSRSLQELNLSVKPPSPTDEDAQGPNCLWSPHLRGHSSQKPVSTSQKSQDYSQKASCNLSNSHTDHRPLNPVIPPYPTSSTVSCMPTPEFMTTWMPGTLEQAHPGKTDKLSVQGMPENWHSQVDKEMLHFDSSNLSPYVLPWCPQGPVHIGWKQYVFGSAVDASGSQKSQCLIQSKMAQCSSMDNVLEDKKSPFHFHPKTDAQTQDLPNIHSGIGNDQSSNELPLAGGSTTAQVDEIILLCPPETGCAGGEASMNTFEQGTRTLGSRLHSNCTDVSVQPDARTMSDSDLASWTRMHNLSLHLSQLLHSTSELLGSLSQPSVIVKEQNGNSESLDEAQQALMMDGSTQTTVDEGIQTDLALPPLAFQAPEVKSEEVSVILHVMDSGITTVAQEKGDVPVVFQKKEAEEAAEPPDLHKGSTHVKLQSPPVTSPHLRFQKADFGQNFTFMNPPASPDGSPLPSLQPEESCMVVNMSRISHHSRLTLGASEFTQEPSTQNRLGSSSAVLVDRASSPILTFSASIQELSNPLACLTLSVPSAHPLEDFQKLDINPDPEVGDLRPPMGNSQATDKAGVSRRAESVDREVKSPLGKSSERLFLYSSSPCSPQQSSSPQVSFSGKAPQQLQLKSTTGDQSKSPSSPPRHRILDDSVVSERVASTEHGPPSSGRPSQCQGRAANEDGKSVFMVESQPNVDRPSSRRGLQPLSPCQISATTGLQSPAVDPPQVCQPVGLLCPGSQMYVASGPQHHNLRDLSVHNKFNNWYGVQDGPCKSLHVGDSLGVRCDLSSVGTQRPLQPSDKYSQEPEYLRLEHIPLQAGVQKPSLSVELTEAKLHHGFGETDALLKVLQSGTGEVFAPEEPAMLSCEEFYTRQKKTFETLRRERTERLHNFRRTRSLSPQKRLRFLPSKDLPTGELDLPSRRQEYLQRLRKHVVETTRIPEPAPRLARPPSDIELMLQEYRQAREEAKAEIAQARDRLKERSEQEKKRIRQQIISQLLKEEEKLQILANSSSLYTSSNGSISSGVTSDYNSSPAFLGHLQSLEVLEDSQVPDSQDTWIGDWRGRSTVRNSYLYLTGSSWKNLAHSCRASMGSGCCSPSSLSSLGTCFSFPYQDLAKHIVNTSMADVMAACSDNLHNLFIRQASAGWNYQGEEQEVQLYYKEFSSTRHGFLGAGVVSQPLSQVWAAVSDPTLWPLYHKPIQTSRLHQRVTNSISLVYLVCDTTLCALKQLRDFCCVCVEAKEGHLSIMATQSVYDASMPRPSRKMVRGEILPSAWVLQPVLLEGKEITRVIFLVQVTLHSWHILGIYLSRCIESSVIMPFGQSRLIGRGIKEGGVRKLPVLEIGRLVAYG